TTGCGTTTATTCCGGCTGCGGTGGTGGGTTTGCTGTTCAGTAAACAGATTAAAGAATATTTGTTTAATCCGGTGAGTGTTGCCGCTATGCTGGTATTGGGCGGTTTCTTTATTTTATGGGTAGAAAAGCGGCAAAGCGGCAAAACCCCGAAGGTCGGCAATGTGGACGATATGCGCCCGCGTGATGCGCTGGTGGTGGGTTGCGCCCAGATTTTTGCGCTGATACCGGGTACTTCGCGTTCGGGCAGTACGATTATGGGCGGTATGCTGTGGGGGCTGGAACGTAAGGTCGCAACTGAATTTTCGTTTTTCCTTGCCGTGCCGATGATGGTTGCCGCCACAGGCTACGACGTATTGCGACATTACAAACTCTTTACCCTGCAAGACATCGGCTTGATTGCGGTTGGTTTTGTAGCCGCTTTCTTTGCGGGTTTGCTGGCGGTTAAAGCCTTGCTGAAATTTGTTGCCACGAAAAACTATGTACCGTTTGCCTATTACCGTATCCTGTTTGGCGGCTTGATTTTGCTGACATGGGCGATGGGCTGGGTGGATTGGGCGGAATAGGCCGTCTGCAAAATAGAGATTTCGGCAAGTTATTCTGCAAAGAATCCTATCAATATTCAAAGCCGGAGTGATGCGGGAAGCGGTATTATCCTATCGGCCGGTTTAGCGGGAGCTACCGTTTTGAGCAATATATAGTCGAATAAAATAAGAATGAGACAAGGCAGCGAAGCCGCAGACAGTACACATAGTACGGCAAGGCAAAGCAACGCTGTATCATTCTTATTTTAAATGACTATAAAACCATGTAACACAGAATGATGCGGCGTTGAGGTATCTTGTTCAAAGAGAGGGCTTGACCAAGCTGCCGAAGCAGCTAATCTTCTGATTGGTATTATCGTATTGTCGCGGTTTCGCTGCCTTGTCTCGCGCCGTATCATTCGACAATAAAAGCCGTCTGTAAAACAGAATAAATGCTGTTTTGCAGACGGCTTTTTATATT
The nucleotide sequence above comes from Neisseria animalis. Encoded proteins:
- a CDS encoding undecaprenyl-diphosphate phosphatase codes for the protein MDIVLLFKALILGIVEGLTEFLPISSTGHLIVFGDLLDFHSNGKVFEIAIQLGAVLAVIFEYRERFTKILTGIGRDRSANRFVLNLAVAFIPAAVVGLLFSKQIKEYLFNPVSVAAMLVLGGFFILWVEKRQSGKTPKVGNVDDMRPRDALVVGCAQIFALIPGTSRSGSTIMGGMLWGLERKVATEFSFFLAVPMMVAATGYDVLRHYKLFTLQDIGLIAVGFVAAFFAGLLAVKALLKFVATKNYVPFAYYRILFGGLILLTWAMGWVDWAE